A section of the Prochlorococcus sp. MIT 1341 genome encodes:
- the kaiB gene encoding circadian clock protein KaiB produces the protein MSALKTYILKLYVAGNTPNSMRALKTLRDILETDFRGVYALKVIDVLKNPQLAEEDKILATPTLAKILPPPVRRIIGDLSDRERVLIGLDLLYEELSEEDFAGNSS, from the coding sequence ATGAGTGCGCTTAAGACATACATCCTGAAGCTTTATGTGGCAGGGAATACGCCCAATTCAATGCGTGCCTTGAAAACCCTTCGTGACATTCTGGAAACAGATTTTCGAGGTGTATATGCATTAAAGGTAATTGATGTATTGAAGAATCCTCAATTAGCTGAGGAGGATAAGATTCTTGCAACTCCGACACTCGCAAAGATTCTCCCACCTCCTGTAAGAAGGATTATTGGAGACCTTTCAGATCGAGAGAGGGTTCTTATAGGACTAGATTTGCTCTATGAAGAGTTGTCTGAAGAGGATTTTGCTGGGAATTCGTCATGA
- a CDS encoding class I SAM-dependent methyltransferase, which produces MNKPFEEVDSDLREFLKTGLDLKLHLAKYLKTTINDINNLLPKGSEELAALHPKTSELTDPTSFYEEGVGTAHLLDLASWHLGSAEYIADTLKLLKMFSRGNVLDFGGGIGTHALFAAALDQVDHVCFVDINPQNRSFVEQRAKALALDSKISFHRDLNSTGNVCFDFVVCLDVLEHLPDPSSQLLSFLERMNTGSIALLNWYFFKGFSGEYPFHFDDEELIEGFFNTLQKNFLEVFHPLLITARTYKPLI; this is translated from the coding sequence GCCTTTTGAAGAGGTTGATTCTGACCTTAGAGAATTCTTGAAAACTGGCTTAGATCTCAAATTACATTTAGCTAAATACCTGAAGACAACTATAAATGATATAAATAATCTTTTGCCTAAAGGTTCAGAGGAATTAGCAGCTCTGCACCCTAAAACTTCAGAATTAACAGATCCCACTAGTTTTTATGAGGAGGGTGTGGGCACAGCGCATTTGTTGGATCTGGCTTCATGGCATTTAGGGAGTGCAGAATACATAGCTGACACCTTGAAACTCTTAAAGATGTTCTCTCGAGGGAATGTCCTGGATTTTGGCGGAGGGATTGGCACGCATGCCTTATTTGCTGCCGCTTTGGATCAAGTTGACCATGTCTGCTTTGTGGACATAAACCCTCAAAACCGATCCTTTGTAGAGCAACGAGCGAAAGCACTCGCATTAGATAGCAAGATCTCTTTCCATAGAGATTTAAATAGCACAGGAAACGTTTGCTTTGATTTTGTTGTCTGTTTAGATGTGCTTGAACATTTGCCAGATCCATCTAGTCAGTTGCTTTCCTTTTTAGAGCGCATGAATACAGGTTCTATAGCGTTACTTAATTGGTATTTCTTTAAGGGATTTAGTGGGGAATATCCATTTCACTTTGACGACGAAGAGTTGATTGAAGGATTCTTCAATACTCTTCAGAAGAATTTTCTAGAGGTTTTTCACCCGCTACTAATTACAGCACGTACTTATAAACCCTTAATTTAG
- the rplU gene encoding 50S ribosomal protein L21, whose product MANKPTPKTKEQKELPYVIVESSGKQFWLQPNRYYDIDRVQAKVDEKITLKNVLLLKNGKEATIGKPYVEGATVELKVLAHRRGQKIIVYKMRPKKKTRRKNGHRQELTRVMVESISLAGKVIS is encoded by the coding sequence ATGGCAAACAAACCAACACCAAAAACAAAGGAGCAGAAAGAACTGCCCTACGTCATAGTCGAATCCTCAGGGAAACAGTTTTGGCTCCAACCCAATCGCTATTACGACATTGATAGGGTTCAGGCCAAAGTAGATGAAAAAATCACCTTGAAGAATGTTTTACTTTTAAAAAATGGCAAGGAAGCCACTATTGGGAAACCTTACGTTGAAGGAGCGACCGTCGAGCTCAAAGTGTTGGCCCATAGAAGAGGACAAAAAATAATTGTCTATAAAATGCGCCCAAAAAAGAAAACACGTCGCAAGAATGGGCACCGCCAAGAACTTACTAGAGTTATGGTTGAATCAATCTCTCTTGCTGGAAAGGTAATCAGCTAA
- the rpmA gene encoding 50S ribosomal protein L27, with the protein MAHKKGTGSTRNGRDSNSKRLGVKAFGGESVTAGSILIRQRGTSVLPGINVGKGKDDTLFALTDGVVNFETIKRGLRNRKRINIATAG; encoded by the coding sequence ATGGCTCATAAAAAAGGAACTGGCTCTACCCGTAATGGAAGAGACTCAAATTCAAAACGTCTTGGTGTAAAAGCTTTTGGTGGAGAATCAGTTACTGCTGGTTCAATCCTGATCCGCCAGCGTGGAACCTCAGTCCTGCCAGGGATAAATGTAGGGAAAGGGAAAGACGACACCTTGTTCGCTCTTACTGATGGTGTGGTTAATTTTGAAACCATTAAACGTGGGCTTCGCAACAGAAAAAGAATAAACATTGCCACAGCCGGCTAA
- the kaiC gene encoding circadian clock protein KaiC: protein MQVQKLPTGIDGFDDVCHGGLPAGRSTLISGTSGTGKTVFSLHFLHNGITQYDEPGIFVTFEESPVDILRNAASFGWNLQEMVDQDKLFILDASPDPEGQDVAGSFDLSGLIERISYAIRKYKAKRVSIDSITAVFQQYDAIYVVRREIFRLIARLKEIGVTTVMTTERIEEYGPIARYGVEEFVSDNVVILRNVLEAEKRRRTVEILKLRGTTHMKGEFPFTMGESGISVFPLGAMRLTQRSSNVRISSGVSDLDEMCGGGFFQDSIILATGATGTGKTMLVSKFIEDAYTHQERAILFAYEESRAQLLRNATSWGIDFEQMERDGLLKIICAYPESTGLEDHLQIIKTQITQFKPSRMAIDSLSALARGVSLNAFRQFVIGVTGYAKQEEIAGFFTNTAEEFMGSHSITDSHISTITDTILLLQYVEIRGEMARAVNVFKMRGSWHDKRIREFVITGKGPQIKDSFSNFEQIFSGVPHRVINEERA, encoded by the coding sequence ATGCAGGTGCAAAAGCTCCCTACAGGGATTGACGGGTTTGATGATGTATGTCATGGAGGTTTGCCCGCTGGCAGAAGCACACTTATTAGCGGCACTTCTGGGACTGGTAAAACAGTCTTTTCTCTTCATTTTTTGCATAATGGGATCACGCAATATGACGAGCCAGGTATCTTTGTGACTTTTGAGGAATCTCCAGTGGACATTCTTCGAAATGCGGCAAGTTTTGGATGGAATCTCCAAGAAATGGTTGATCAAGATAAATTATTTATTCTTGATGCTTCCCCAGATCCAGAGGGGCAAGATGTGGCAGGAAGCTTTGATCTTTCAGGTTTGATTGAGAGGATTAGTTATGCCATTCGCAAGTACAAGGCAAAAAGAGTCTCGATTGATTCAATAACTGCTGTCTTTCAGCAATACGATGCAATTTATGTTGTGCGACGAGAGATTTTTCGTTTGATTGCTCGACTTAAGGAGATAGGAGTGACAACAGTTATGACTACTGAGCGTATAGAAGAGTATGGACCAATTGCTCGTTATGGTGTTGAAGAGTTTGTTTCTGATAATGTCGTAATCCTGAGAAATGTTCTAGAAGCTGAAAAGAGACGAAGGACAGTAGAGATCCTAAAATTACGAGGTACTACTCATATGAAAGGCGAGTTCCCTTTTACTATGGGTGAAAGTGGGATAAGTGTTTTCCCTCTTGGGGCTATGCGTTTAACCCAGAGGTCTTCTAATGTCAGGATTAGTTCGGGTGTTTCTGATTTAGATGAGATGTGTGGTGGGGGCTTTTTCCAAGATTCAATTATTCTTGCTACTGGAGCAACGGGAACTGGCAAAACAATGCTTGTTTCTAAATTTATTGAGGATGCCTATACTCATCAAGAGCGCGCAATCCTCTTTGCTTACGAAGAATCAAGAGCTCAACTTCTTAGAAACGCAACTAGTTGGGGAATTGATTTTGAACAGATGGAGAGAGATGGACTGTTAAAGATTATATGTGCTTACCCAGAGTCAACTGGCTTAGAAGATCACCTGCAAATAATTAAGACTCAGATTACTCAATTCAAGCCTTCAAGAATGGCAATAGACTCTCTTTCAGCACTGGCAAGAGGTGTAAGTCTAAATGCATTTAGACAATTCGTAATTGGCGTCACTGGTTATGCTAAGCAAGAAGAAATTGCAGGCTTTTTTACAAATACAGCAGAAGAATTTATGGGTAGTCATTCTATAACGGATTCTCATATTTCAACTATCACTGACACTATCTTATTGCTTCAATATGTCGAAATAAGAGGGGAGATGGCTAGAGCTGTAAATGTTTTTAAGATGCGAGGATCATGGCATGACAAAAGGATTAGGGAGTTCGTAATTACAGGAAAAGGTCCACAGATTAAAGACTCCTTTAGTAACTTTGAGCAAATCTTTAGTGGTGTTCCTCATAGGGTCATTAATGAAGAAAGAGCCTAG